From Scytonema millei VB511283:
AAACTGTCTGTGAAATTGGCTGCGCGATCGCGCGAACGAGAGGAAATTCTTTAGCTAATTGCTGAAATATAGTAATTGTTTGTTCGACATCTTTTTTGAGTACAGTTTTTAATTGTAGGTTAGCGATCGTTTTAATTGCCGCTAGTCCCATACTAGTCAAAACTAACAAGGTAACTTGCGAACTCACTTTATATGTATAAACGTAATTTGTGTGAATCGGAAATTCAAAAACATCAAATGCATCGGGATTTTTGATGATGTTACGGATAAAATTATGATTGAGAAATTCTTTGACTTGCCATTGTACAGTTTGCTCTTTCAAGCATAGGTAAGATTTTGGTTGCTCTTGAATGAGAATAATTCCTAATCCCACTACTCCTGGCAAGTTGAGAAAATTCTTAATAGTTGTCTCAATCATGGGGCAATAATCCTTGTCATATTAGCTGAAATCATCCTCTATTATTGATTCTTCAGTTTGAGTTTACAGGCAAGATTTGATAAGGTTATACATAAATAAAAATAGCTTATTTTGTCAGTAGACTATGAATAGAAAAACCATAACCGATTAGTTTAAGGAGAAATTCCTTTCTTCTCAAGGTAGATTTTACTGAAAATACCTCTGAGGGTAGAGGCGGTGTCACTTATGTCGGTAAATCCACGGAAAATATGATTAATTTTATCAAAAAATAATAGGGTACGCGATCGGCGCACCCTAGCAATGTTGATTAGGTTTCAAACAATCGGACAAATTTTACCTTCATCGCCTCAAGATAAATATTTGCGTGAAGTAATATTCACCTTTTGAATTTCTAGAAACACCAACACCAGTTAGGTTGTAACTACCTACGATGTTCCGTTGGTGTCCAGAACTATTTAACCAGCCTTGAACGGCATTAGCAGCAGGATCGGCATAACCTTGATTATAAGCAACATTTTCTGCCGCTCCTCTATAGGGAATGACTTTGGCAATCTCTTGCACTCTCTGCTGAAAACCATTATGGCTGAAAGGAACTGCACCACTCGCCATATTTTGACTGTGAATTCGGGCTTGATTGCTAATGGTATTGTCCCAAGTTAGAGGAGCTAAATTACGTCCTTGACGATACTGATTAATTCGGTTGAAAACAGCCCGTTCTATGGAGGAAGTATCAGCCTGAGCTAGGATAGTCGTATTAGGTTTCGGCTTTGCAAGTATGTTTTTCTTAGCGATCTCCCGGTGAGAAGTAGGGGTTTTAGCGTTAGCCGCAATTGTTGTTCCAGCGGTGAAAATGACTGAACACAAGGCTAGTTTGAACAAAACAGAATGCTTCATGCAATGAGTTCCAATGAAAGAATAAGCAAGTGAAACTGAAAATTTTCAGGATGAATCGCTGCTAAAAGAATTAGCAGGCAAGTTTATTTTCGAGACTGAACTGTTGCTAAAAGAATTAGCAAATGTACAGTTTAATCTAATGCGGTCACTCTTGAAACTTTTTGCAGAAAGATTTAAAATTGACTGCAAAAATATAGTCTATAAATCTATTCAACTTTATCTCTAATTAGCTAACAAGCGAATTATTACTGAAGCTATATATCGAAGTAATTTTACTGAAATCTCAGCTACAGCGATTTTGTTTAAGTCATAAACCGATTGCTGTATTTGTTGATAGTTAATGGGTTAGCTGTTAACACTCGGTATATAGCAATTCTCCTTCCGATGAGATACGTTCGTAGGGACGCACATCTGTGTATTGATGTCAACTTAAAGAGCGATCGCCCAAATCTGTTGAGTGCGATCGTCAATTTGACTACGGCAGAAAGATCTCCCCAACCCATGCCAGTCGCACGGCAGTCGCTACAACGGGGGAACCCCCCGCAACGCGCTGCCTCCTCAACGGGGGGCGACGAAGTCCGCGATAGTGCCACCCCCGCACGCGACTGGCTCCCCTTAAAAAAAGGGGCGATAGAAAATCGTCTGCAACATAGCTTGAGTGAAATAGGGTAATGTCACGAAAAATTGACATTTGGATAGAGGTAGGCGATCGCAATCGACATTATGTCATAAATTCATGACATAACGATCCCCAAAAACTGATACCTACGTGGGATCGATTGAAATCGGTCTTTTCACAACGATCTTGCTAAGAGTTTTTCTGCTACAAATAGTTAACAAAGCGATCCCCGCGATCCCAAAAAAATAATGTCTGCCGCAAGGCAAGAATTGTAATTAGGGAAAAGGGAGAAGGCAGCTTCTCTTGCACTAAATTCCGAATTCTGAATTCCAATTCCGAAATTCCGAATTCCGAATTCGTACTTCATATCGGAGGTCAAATTTATGGCGAAAGAACGCCCACCTCTAGACGACATGACACTGCGGCAGTTGCGTCGAGTTGCTAGCGAATATAGCATCTCTCGCTACAGTCGAATGCGTAAGTCGCAACTATTGGCAGCAATACAACAAGCCGAGCGTACTAAACTCTCTAGCACTCAACCGCGTAATCTGGAGGCACAAGAAACAGTGGAAGCAGCTAAATTTGAACTGGGACAAGAAGACCGGACTGGTGGTTCCTTAGCTGACGTGGATGAGGGTTTGGCGGATTTACCCGGAGGCTATGGCGAAAGCCGAATTGTGCTGATGCCACGCGATCCGCAATGGTCGTACACGTACTGGGATATTCCCAACGACCACAAAGAAGAACTGCGTCGCCAAGGCGGACAACAGCTAGCGCTGCGCCTCTACGACGTGACAGATATTAACATTGAATTTCAAAGCCCCCACAGCATTCAAGAATACCCCTGTGACGAACTAGCGCGGGAATGGTATTTACCGATCCCAGTGAGCGATCGCGATTATGTGGTAGATATCGGTTATCGCTGCGTTGACGGTCGTTTTCTGGTTCTAGCTCGTTCCGCTACCGTCCACGTTCCCCCCGTTTATCCTAGCGATTGGATTGAAGACCACTTCGTTACCGTCAGCATAGATGAAGATCTGCGCGGTAAGACTGTATTTGAACTGGTTCCCCCTGCTAAGCGCATGTCAATGGCAGCTGGTGGTGCAGCCGCTACTGGCAATCCAATCTACGATGAAATCTTTGGTATGGCTCAAGGTGCAGAAGCGCAGCGAGTTGCGGGTTCTCTATTCGGCTCTATGCAGCAGGTTCCAGAACAAGCGATCAGTTCTTACGTCTTCCCCTCTGGCGTAGGAATGTGGGCAGTACCTACCGTATCTGGTTTAACCATGTCTGGCGTAGGCATGTCTGGCGTAGGCTTCTCCGCTTCCGCCGTCCCCATGCGTCCGCGCCAGTTCTGGTTAGTTGCCGATGCTGAGTTAATCGTCTACGGTGCAACCGAACCAGATGCAACAGTAACCATCGGCGGTCGTCCAATCAAACTCAATCCCGATGGGACATTCCGCTTCCAGATGTCATTCCAAGATGGGTTAATCGACTACCCAATTATGGCAGTTGCAGCCGATGGCGAACAAACTCGTTCGATTCACATGAAGTTCAACCGCGAGACACCTTCGCGCAATACCAATACTAAGGAAGAAGCCGTCCTCGAATGGTTGCCCTAGTTTAGATCCCCCCAACCCCTCTTAAAAAGGGGGGCATACAGATCCGCAAAAAAACCTCGATCGCGATCGGGGTTTTTTGTTTCAATGTATTATTTTTTAGTTAAATTGAGCCGCAATCTCGTCAGTCTTAGCTGCCATAATAAAGTCGTTTTTGTGCAACCCAGAAATGGCATGTGTCCACCAACTGACTTTGACTTTACCCCACTCAGTTAATAGTGCGGGGTGATGTCCTTCCGCCTCAGCGATTTCACCCACGCGATTTGTAAAATTCAAAGCAGTTTGGAAATCGGGAAATTTGTAAGTACGGGTTAAATGTGGTATTCCTTCTACTTCCACAATTTGCCAATCGGGAATTTGCGGTTTGAGTTGTGCCTCTTCCTCTGGCGTGACTCGCGGTGCATCCTTCTTGCAAGCAGTACATTTTTGTTGTGTGAGAGTTTCCATAGCACTATCTACGTTGGTATCTCTAGTTTAATTTTATCGAGTGGGAGTAGATATGTAGACTGAAACCCATTACCAATTACCCACTACCATGACCCTGCTTCCGTTCTTTCAATTTCAATAAAATCTCAGCGTGAATCTCGCGAGTGATGGGATAGAAATAGGCTAGAATCAAGCCACCAATCAGGAATATTACAGGCAAAACACTAGCAGCAAGGCGAATGGCAAATAATGCTGATTCTGGTTGTGCTGGTAATTCTTGTCCCGCCGCAGCCTCTCTGAAACCCGATGCTTGTAAGGCATTCCCAACTAAAAACAAACCAAAAGCTAAACCAAATTTTTGCAACAACACCATAAAACCGTAAAAAATTCCTTCGCGGCGCAGTCCGGTATTGAGTTCGTCTAATTCAATTACATCCGGCATCATCGACCAGGGAATTAAATAAGCTGTAGATACTCCCATGCCTGTCATGACTGCTAAAGCAAACATCAAACCTAATTGACCAGGTTGTAAGAAATATAGTCCGATCGCTGCTATTACCCATAAAATCATTCCCATAAAATACACGGCTTTTTTGCCAATTTTTTTACTTAAATAGCTCCATACCAGCAACATGACAATTGCAGTGCCTTGTACGGCAATTAAAACTGTAGGAACTTGCGCTTCTTTTAGTTGCAGGTAGTTGACAACAAAGTAGGGAATAATACTAGCTTCTACCTGCACGGCTAACCAGGAACAAAGGTAAATTCCAATCACAGATAAAAAAGGTTTGTTGGTAAAAACAATTTTGAATTGTTCTTTAATTGGTAGAGCTGGGGGTTCTTCAACTGCCGTGCGTCTGGCTTCAAATGCCAAAACGCGATCGCGCGTTCCGTAAACGCACCAATAGAGTGATAAAGTTGCAATTACTGCACAAATTGCCGCTAGAATGAAGTATTGCTGTTGGCGATCGCTAATTGTAGAAAAAACAATTTGTGCCAAAATCAGCGAGAAAATACTGCCACCAATGGAAAAAATAAAGCGAAAACTATTCAGGCTCGTCCGCTCGTCATAATCTTGAGTTAGTTCTGGAGTCATTGCCGTATAAGGCAAATTGACCACAGTATAAAAAACTTGAGACACTACCCCAATGACTACGTAATACCAAAACAAGCTCCACATTTGGCTGGTAGGCTCGGTACTAAAGCGCGGTACAGTCCACTGTAAGAAGAAGAAAATTCCAAAGGGAATGGCTCCATAAAATAACCACGGTAAACGGCGACCCCAACGGCGAGATTTGGTTTTATCGGTCAGCACTCCGACAATTGGGTCGTTGACTGCATCCCAGATCTTACCAATCAGCAAAATGCTGCCTGCTAAACCTGCGGGAATGCCAGCCACATTTGTAAAAAAAACCAGCAGAAAAAATCCGCCAATCCCAGCAGCAATTGCTGGTCCCAAATCCCCTGCACCATAGGCAAGTTTGGTTTTTAAGTCTAACTTGTCACTTAAAGATGTTGCTTCAGAATCACCATTAGGGGAGGAATTATGCATAAACAAGATGGTAAAAGTTTAGAATAAATGACTCTGCCATC
This genomic window contains:
- a CDS encoding CAP domain-containing protein; protein product: MKHSVLFKLALCSVIFTAGTTIAANAKTPTSHREIAKKNILAKPKPNTTILAQADTSSIERAVFNRINQYRQGRNLAPLTWDNTISNQARIHSQNMASGAVPFSHNGFQQRVQEIAKVIPYRGAAENVAYNQGYADPAANAVQGWLNSSGHQRNIVGSYNLTGVGVSRNSKGEYYFTQIFILRR
- a CDS encoding DUF4912 domain-containing protein encodes the protein MAKERPPLDDMTLRQLRRVASEYSISRYSRMRKSQLLAAIQQAERTKLSSTQPRNLEAQETVEAAKFELGQEDRTGGSLADVDEGLADLPGGYGESRIVLMPRDPQWSYTYWDIPNDHKEELRRQGGQQLALRLYDVTDINIEFQSPHSIQEYPCDELAREWYLPIPVSDRDYVVDIGYRCVDGRFLVLARSATVHVPPVYPSDWIEDHFVTVSIDEDLRGKTVFELVPPAKRMSMAAGGAAATGNPIYDEIFGMAQGAEAQRVAGSLFGSMQQVPEQAISSYVFPSGVGMWAVPTVSGLTMSGVGMSGVGFSASAVPMRPRQFWLVADAELIVYGATEPDATVTIGGRPIKLNPDGTFRFQMSFQDGLIDYPIMAVAADGEQTRSIHMKFNRETPSRNTNTKEEAVLEWLP
- a CDS encoding 4a-hydroxytetrahydrobiopterin dehydratase, producing METLTQQKCTACKKDAPRVTPEEEAQLKPQIPDWQIVEVEGIPHLTRTYKFPDFQTALNFTNRVGEIAEAEGHHPALLTEWGKVKVSWWTHAISGLHKNDFIMAAKTDEIAAQFN
- a CDS encoding MFS transporter; amino-acid sequence: MHNSSPNGDSEATSLSDKLDLKTKLAYGAGDLGPAIAAGIGGFFLLVFFTNVAGIPAGLAGSILLIGKIWDAVNDPIVGVLTDKTKSRRWGRRLPWLFYGAIPFGIFFFLQWTVPRFSTEPTSQMWSLFWYYVVIGVVSQVFYTVVNLPYTAMTPELTQDYDERTSLNSFRFIFSIGGSIFSLILAQIVFSTISDRQQQYFILAAICAVIATLSLYWCVYGTRDRVLAFEARRTAVEEPPALPIKEQFKIVFTNKPFLSVIGIYLCSWLAVQVEASIIPYFVVNYLQLKEAQVPTVLIAVQGTAIVMLLVWSYLSKKIGKKAVYFMGMILWVIAAIGLYFLQPGQLGLMFALAVMTGMGVSTAYLIPWSMMPDVIELDELNTGLRREGIFYGFMVLLQKFGLAFGLFLVGNALQASGFREAAAGQELPAQPESALFAIRLAASVLPVIFLIGGLILAYFYPITREIHAEILLKLKERKQGHGSG